One genomic region from Rosa rugosa chromosome 1, drRosRugo1.1, whole genome shotgun sequence encodes:
- the LOC133724728 gene encoding cystathionine beta-lyase, chloroplastic produces the protein MAAASSSLCLRPSSLAIDLNDVGSTPGKFVASFGSPKVRLGLKKTFKVNCSIDREMDVSTSAMVDGVADCLNEMELKEPSMSTMLMNFDNKFDPYDAMNTPLYQTATFKQPSATENGPYDYTRSGNPTRDALESILAKLDKADRALCFTSGMAALAAVAHLVGTGEEIVAGDDLYGGSDRLLSQVIPKTGVVVKRVNTSDLDEVASAIGPWTKLVWLESPTNPRQIVSDIRKIAAMAHAHGAILLVDNSIMSPVLSQPLDLGADIVMHSATKFIAGHSDVMAGVLAVKGESLAEQLYFLQNAEGSGLAPFDCWICLRGVKTMALRVEKQQDNAQKIAEFLASHPRVKKVNYAGIPGHPGRALHYSQAKGAGSVLSFLTGSLALSKHVVETTKYFSVTVSFGSVKSLISLPCFMSHASIPSAVREARGLSEDLVRISVGIEDVNDLIADLDHALQTGPL, from the exons ATGGCggcggcttcttcttctctctgtcTTCGGCCTAGTTCTCTCGCCATTGATCTCAACGACGTC GGTTCAACTCCTGGCAAGTTTGTGGCAAGTTTTGGGAGTCCTAAGGTGCGTTTGGGGCTCAAAAAGACATTCAAAGTGAACTGTTCGATAGACAGAGAGATGGATGTGAGCACTTCAGCTATGGTTGATGGCGTGGCTGACTGCTTGAATG AGATGGAGCTAAAAGAGCCAAGTATGTCGACAATGCTGATGAATTTCGACAACAAGTTTGATCCTTACGATGCAATGAATACGCCACTCTACCAAACAGCTACTTTTAAGCAG CCTTCTGCTACAGAAAATGGTCCTTACGATTATACTAGAAGCGGAAATCCTACACGAGATGCCTTAGAGAG CATTTTGGCAAAGCTTGATAAGGCAGATCGAGCACTTTGTTTCACTAGTGGAATGGCTGCTTTGGCTGCTGTTGCTCATCTTGTAGGAACAG GAGAGGAGATTGTTGCTGGAGATGACCTGTATGGGGGTTCTGACCGATTGTTGTCCCAAGTGATTCCAAAAACTGGAGTTGTGGTGAA ACGAGTCAACACAAGTGATTTAGATGAGGTTGCATCTGCTATTGGCCCCTGGACGAAGCTTGTTTGGCTGGAGAGTCCCACCAATCCTCGACAAATAGTTTCTGATATTCGC AAAATAGCAGCAATGGCTCATGCACATGGTGCTATTTTGCTGGTGGATAACAGTATAATGTCCCCTGTATTGTCACAGCCACTGGATCTAGGAGCAG ACATTGTTATGCACTCGGCGACAAAATTTATTGCTGGACATAGTGATGTCATGGCGGGTGTTCTAGCTGTTAAAGGAGAAAG CTTGGCAGAACAGCTTTATTTCTTACAAAATGCAGAAGGCTCTGGGTTAGCTCCATTTGACTGTTGGATCTGTTTACGAGGAGTTAAAACAATGGCCTTACGTGTTGAGAAGCAACAG GACAATGCTCAAAAGATTGCGGAGTTTCTGGCTTCCCATCCACGAGTTAAGAAAGTTAACTATGCAGGGATTCCTGGTCATCCTGGCCGTGCCTTGCATTATTCTCAG GCAAAGGGTGCAGGATCTGTATTGAGCTTTCTGACAGGTTCACTGGCATTATCAAAGCATGTTGTCGAGACTACCAAATACTTCAGTGTAACTGTCAGTTTTG GGAGTGTGAAGTCCCTTATAAGCCTCCCCTGCTTCATGTCACATGCAAGCATACCATCTGCCGTGCGCGAGGCCAGAGGTCTATCTGAAGATCTTGTTCGTATTTCTGTGGGGATTGAGGATGTGAATGATCTCATTGCTGATTTGGACCATGCACTTCAAACTGGTCCTCTGTAA
- the LOC133735919 gene encoding dirigent protein 25-like encodes MATQNSTPLPLKAITYLFLLALAITHTTSARVLDEETDTPQTQIPVSTVPPSVVGATSAGPPPVVSATSAGPSATVANGESYHPLSFFLHDIIGGTNPSARAVTGIVTNPAVNGQVPFAKPNGAVVQGGNNGIPQNNNNNGIINNNNVPFFTGLGGNINNNLRQNNNNFIGGNNGFPVVNGAQLPPGQSLQKLMFGTLTVFDDELTEGHELGSGLLGKAQGFYVASSEDGSSQTIAFTAMFESGGYADSLTFFGVHRVAASESHLAVMGGTGKYLNAKGYALVKTINGVNEQNTDGIDTVLQFTVYLSY; translated from the coding sequence ATGGCAACCCAAAACTCAACTCCGCTGCCCCTCAAGGCCATAACATACCTATTCCTTCTAGCTCTTGCAATAACACACACCACCTCAGCCAGAGTCCTTGATGAGGAAACCGATACGCCTCAAACCCAAATACCTGTTTCCACCGTACCTCCTTCTGTGGTCGGTGCCACGTCAGCGGGCCCTCCTCCTGTTgtcagtgccacgtcagcaggcCCGAGCGCCACAGTGGCCAATGGAGAGTCCTACCATCCGCTTTCATTCTTTCTGCATGATATAATTGGTGGCACCAATCCCTCAGCGAGAGCTGTGACTGGGATTGTGACCAACCCAGCTGTCAATGGCCAAGTCCCCTTTGCCAAACCCAATGGGGCAGTTGTCCAAGGCGGGAATAATGGCATTCcccaaaacaacaacaacaatggtATCATCAACAATAACAATGTCCCCTTCTTCACTGGCCTCGGAGGAAACATCAACAACAACCTCagacaaaacaacaacaactttATTGGCGGGAACAATGGGTTCCCCGTTGTGAATGGGGCCCAGCTCCCGCCAGGACAGTCCCTTCAGAAGCTCATGTTCGGCACACTCACGGTCTTTGACGATGAGCTCACTGAAGGGCATGAGCTTGGCTCTGGCTTGTTGGGCAAGGCACAAGGATTTTACGTTGCTAGTTCCGAAGATGGGAGCAGCCAGACCATTGCTTTCACTGCAATGTTTGAGAGTGGTGGGTATGCTGATAGCCTCACATTCTTTGGGGTTCACAGAGTAGCTGCTTCAGAGTCTCACCTTGCAGTTATGGGAGGGACCGGGAAGTACTTGAATGCAAAAGGGTATGCTTTGGTTAAGACCATTAATGGAGTGAATGAGCAAAATACTGATGGAATTGACACTGTTCTTCAGTTTACTGTGTATCTTAGTTACTAG